The sequence aaaaatacggtgtgtgtatatatatatatatatatatatatatatttatttatatattacacacacacacacacacacatacatacatataatgCATTCCCTTAAAAGAAATCtgacaccatgaaaatgcagtgcagtctgctggcagcatgttatagagcaggctgatatagtgttctggaaaaagaCTTATATTTCCTTCATTTATATTACTGCTCATTCTagactttgaagtcaaggagacggtcctatcagtgattgacagctatctctgtatacacagttatagaaggaagactgtcaatcactgataggactgactccttgacttcaaagcccaggatGAGCAGGAATTTGATCTAaagtttatgggaaaagattcagtaaaacttttcTTCATttaatctgctcagttcctcctgccaACTGCAGCTTGCAccacattttttggtgacaggttctctttatctaGACTTGGATGAGTGTATGGCCTAGATCAGGGATTTGCAACCTTTAGCACTTgacctgctgtgaaactacaactcccagaatgcacccttcctcagctgttcttgtaaagGAGGactctgggagttgtcgtttcagAACACGCTGGAATGCCGGTggctgctgatccctgtcctTTGCTAGGGCAATATGAGGAGTGTGTAACTGCTACCTCTCACTATTTTCCTTTGTTTCATATCTTCTAGACATGGCTTTCCTGACTACACACGTGTTACACccttaattatgtcataccacacCCCAATGAATTTACTCCTTGCCCTTCCTAGTAGGCGATACTGTAGCTAGGATATTGAGGATTATCACGCCTCAACAAAAACACACAATACAGCAGAAAGAAGAAATGACCCCAGTCAAAATGAGAAATACATTTAGGCAATCCCCAGATTTATGAACTTATTTTTCTCACATTTTTATACAGCCATTTGCTGTGGCTTATGGAAGCCTCCTCTATGACATACCAAATACCGCATGAAATGTAGAATAAATGGCATTTAGTTACCAACATTTACACCAAATACTGCTCTGTCACAACACATCTCATATAATGAGTTAAGCGCAAGTTCAAGGACTTACCTTTTTGTAGGTGAATGATATCTGGAAAGTTGGAAAGCAATCCTTGATACAAGGACAGTGTATCAAGAAATCTAAACTGATCATTTTTGGGTTGCTCCGCAAACATTTCTCCTACTAATTCATAGGTGCGCCCAGTATGAGAAATCGCTCCAATCAGTGGCTCAGAGGCAAAAGGCGGGTCTAGCTGGAAGGAATGGCTTAGACTTTGTAGGGCACCACCAAGTTTCTGAAACTCCTTACGAAAGCCTCCCAAGTGCTTACGTGCTAGCTCAGAGACTACACTGGTTAACTGGAGGACACTTTCATCCATCTTTTTTGAGAAGGCTTTAAAAGTATCCACACGTTCTTCTACATCTTGGAGGTCCTGATGTTCGGTAGGTATCTGCAAGGTCAGCAAAAAACTGGCACCAACCATTTCATCCCTCTCCGTGCGCCTTTTGCCAGCTTTCCACTGTTTTTCATCACGGCAGCTTAGGAAATGCTGAAAACCATCATACTGAGAAAGGACTGGATGACTTGTCATATGATCCATCCACAGAACCAATCTACGCTTACGCTTTTGGATAAAATCTTCTTCAAAGCGTCCTGTAGCCTGCTTCTCTGGCAAGTGCGCAATAGAAATGACGGTGAATTTGTGCAGGAGGCGATTATACAACCAGTCAAAGTGCTTGTATCGTCTGTAAACTGGAGAGTTAGTGTGACCAGGAGTCAGCcttaaggaaaaataaaaaggaaaaatgaaCACTAAACATAGAAAATTcacaagaaagtaaaaaaaaataaaaaaaatattccataTATTAATCTCTCCCAAGATCTTGTCACATATCacaataaggccgaatgcacggaCGTGAATGGCCCGTGGTATCCCGGGCTGGATTACTGCTGacggcaggagcgcacggcgtcattggttgctatgacgccatgcgcttcatgcctccgctgcactacagtaataaacTCGTATAGAtcgtaccagtgtattactgtaatgcagcggtggcatgaagtgcacggcgtcatagcaaccaatgactcagTGCGCTCCTgccgtcagcaggaatccaggccgggataccacggaccgttcacggccgtgtgcattcggccttaaggactcatgcacatgaacgtgtgcggcccgtgctgcggaccgctatttgcataggcaccagccgtgtgcggaTAttgacacattcacttgaatgggtccgcaaaccgcaagaacatgttctatttttctgcggtgcggaagcacagacCGAAGTCCCATGGAAGCGCTTCGTAGTGCTTCCACttcatgcctctgctctgcatatccattcaagtgaatgggtccacaatacgGACATGAGGGCCGCAATACAGGCATAGGGCacacatgtttgtgtgcatgagccccaagacTGAGAAATAAATCTTCTTGTTTCACCACTCCTCACTTTtctgtgtctggctgtaagactactggctgcagcaggagcctctccTCCTTGGGTTTTgcaggatttttatactgatggccaatccaCAGCATAGGCCATCAACATCATATCAGCAGGCAtccgacaccctgcacctccgccgatcagctgtttgggagtaGGTCCAGTGCCATCCACCGGGTAGTCGGTAAAGCTGTTACTACACTGCTgtacacattgaagtgaatggggcaggactgcagtaaccagctccgtccactgcacAATGGGCAGTGCTGTGTATTTCCAGTGCCAGAGCTACTcccgaacagctgattggtgggggtgccaactGATGGACTATCCCGTCTATAggctatcaatataaaaatcccagaaaCTACCACATTTACCAAGCTTTACCCATCAGCCAAAAATACAGGACATCAGTATGGAATTGCGATTTCTAAAAGACTGTTTTCTTTTAACAGAAACATGCATACAATGCCGCAGACTGGAAAACAGCATGGGCAAGATTTGTTCaaatttacttaaagggaacctgtcacctcaaaaatgcatctacacccgccagcagtacctcatagtagcccgcggcctgttaataatcatatgttccatcctgttgtccgatgctgcgtaagttcaaaaaacgcagttttattctccatcagcgctatagtgccggccagcttggagtcaagggggcagcggcctcctcgcttcaagtcaaggtaaccacgccccctaaccctcccctcttgcctgagagtgacagcctgaagtgcggccgcgattccccaagtctcgcgcatgcgcattgcgccgcTGAAACCCAGCTAACAGTGGCAGCAGGAGATGGGATAGCTACTACAAGGTACTACTGGCGgttgtagatgcatttttgaggtgacaggttccctttaagtcatttcTAGGTTTAGTGTTTGAAATAAGAAAAAGATAACACAGTGAGGGTACTTCACATATGCGGTTACAAGATCCAGCAGACTGTTCCTGCACTGCCGGATCACCACTGACTATAATGAGATCAGCGGTGATCCGGCATAAATGCCAGGTTTCGCACAGACAAATACCACTGCATGAAGGGTTTTTTGTCCAGCCGCCATTTATGCAAGTCATGCAACTCTAGTGAAACCTCTTTAAGACAACCACACAAAACTGCATGAAAAAGTGGTCTTCTAGTCTTTTCAGAGAAGATAGATATTGTGGATCTGGATACGATGGAGATCTGCTCAGAGGTGGGCTTTTGGAGAGGTTTCACTGTATATCCATTTCTTCCCACTCACTGCTGACCTAATGCAATGATATAAAAACCCAATGATAAAAATAATGCCCAAACTAAAGCCTACTGGTTTATGTGACACATCCACACACCTCACCTCAAACTGACATGAAGGCTTCTCCTAATAAAAGCTCTGCAACCCACAATAAAAATAATACTTCATTGCTTGCAAAGAAACACAAAAAGTGAATCACTTGACACATGCCAAATAGTACTCAACAAATACACCGATATATACAGCGTGCACTGGGCAAACATTACACTTTTCCTTAAGTACACAGAACTGAACATTGCCCCATAGAACATACCTTTCTTTAAAAGAAAATGACAAGAATGGCTCACGCCTCTCATGCCTAAATTCTCTCACCTGTACGAGATGTAACTCTTAATCCCCTTGAACTTTGTTTGTTTGGTAGGCTCCTCCACAGAGCAAATGAAAGAGTTAGGATTTGGCTTCCATTGTGGTCCCTTGGGTCCCATCTCAACAACATAGTTTTCAGAGACTCTGCCAAATTGAGGAACATCTCCAAGTATAAAGGCTTCCACACCGGACCTTACAAAACTGGAGAACCTGTTTAAATTTCGACCCACCACACTACCTTTCTTCCCACTGGCTATGCTATCTTGACGTTCTAGCTGTGGTCGTGGTCGGTGAGCATACTCAGGTCTTGGGTAATAGTGGTGCTGTGTCTGACTATGTGGAACCCCATTTGAACCACTGGGCTCTTCAGCCACAGACTGTCCATCATCCCAATCATCccagtcatcatcatcatcttcatcTTCATCGTAGCTCCCATGATGAGTGGCATCCTTGTGGCTTGTGTGGTGTGTTGGGTAGTCTACTTGGACTGATCCAGAACGGTGTGGTTGAATCATCTCCACATATGATGCCGGAAAAAGTCCTGTCTGACCACGGCTGTTTGTGCCCTGAAGCCATCCATCTAAAGAAACATCACTCAGCAATTGTAGTTCCTCATTCTCACAGATATTGATTTCTTCCTTATTTTCACTTTGAAAATCATATAGGGCTCGAGCTTTGAATGCCATGGTGAAGGGAATACAAGGAATGTACTGCAACATGAAAAGAAAACATTAAAGAAATATTCCAGCAAAATTGAGTCcaagtttttacattttttctcaaACTGTCTATATTGGAAGATTAAGTGAGCCAGACATACGCACAATATAACATCAGCCAAATGCTTTCCCGATACCCCCacacacatgcatgctcaaccGAACATGTATGTGTTGGGAATAGGAGAGGGGAGAAcgttgctgccagacacctctggtgggtGGCTCatctccctgagaacaaaaggatcaggccttGCATTGCTTATCAAGAACTGATCCTAAATTACAGTACATCcagccagagctgcattcacagttctgctAGTTGCTACTGGCCTGTTATAAAGACATCACATCCCAGAATGCAATTCACATGATCAAGCTCTGTACAGACAATGAGGCTAGTGAGGAATGTTGGAAGATTTCAGTAGGAAGTGCATGTGGATGAACGTACAGCAGACTGGTCAAAGATTTTCAGAATGGATCTTTTAAATCTTCAACCATAACACAAATACACATTCCAGTTTTCTCAAGTCTTCGTGCAATTTTTCCCCCTACATTTCTAAGTCCTGCACATCTGGATAAAGAATAACAACAAGAATAAATTCCTATGATTTTTTTCCATGCGTCTCGCAGTATGAAGGAAGCGTCTGGAGAGTCAGACCGGTTGCTATAAAAGTAATAATCAGCTGATTATTACTGAAATTAAACTGTCAATGAGGTAGAGGTAAGCAGCCTGTTATACACAAGAATACATCCCTTTTATTTGGTGGAATGTTCTAGCCTGTGATACGGTCTATAGAGATTACCACATTGTGGTCAACGGGGAACTGCTCCTTTTATTAAAAAAGGGATACTTCCatcaaaaaggggtatttttttttaaacaatgtttaaaaaaatatagctgTTTTTTGTTTAATTTCAGCTGTAATATACCAAttaaaatgaaatacaaaatattgtccttctatAGCAGTCAACACAGAGATAAAAGTCCTAAATGTAtaggtaagtgtgtgtgtgtgtgtgtatatatatatatattatatatataataggggtgcaccgaaattccggcagccgaaaatatcggccgaaaatgcacctaatccacttcggccgatattgttacatatcggccgaaaatatggggtgtgggatttgtcacccaccatctgcgggcgggcggtttactttgtcactgcatctttattttaccttacaatcgtgacgctccagtaactaacaactctgcaggcagagcggagggcggcgtaacgtcacttactcacgtgacgcgcctgctccgcctccttcattcataaagtgggcggagcaggtgcgtcacgtgagtaagtgacgttacgccgccctccgctctgcctgcagagttgttactggagcgtcacgattgtaaggtaaaataaagatgcagtgagtgatgctgtgagcagcagggccggggctgttatgggtaggggggatcggtctatggcactgctatggggaggggggatctgtgcactgttatggggaaagggatctgtgcactgttatggggaaagggatctgtgcactgttatgcccataacagtgcacatatcccctttccataacagtgcacagatccccctctccataacagcgccacccacagatccccctctccataacagcgccacccacagatccccctctccataacagcgccacccacagatgaatttcattcatgaaaaataattattaataaaatcattaaaaaaaaggtattttaaaagtatttgggcaaaaaggcagtttcggtttcggttttcggtcaagggcatcctgaattttcggtttcggaccagaattttcattttggTGCACCCCTAATATATAATATGTGTATGTGAAACTTATTGCTATTTTACTGCTTGGTTAGAGAAAGATGTCATTAGTAGATAGGTAAAATAGTAGATCCAGAAAACCATTACATAAAGATATTCATATACAGGTTAATATCTCATTAAACAAATGATGGTAGTGTCCCTTAGGGATCATCTCGATCAGCAGATTGCAGCTGATCTGGACTTACAAAtccccaatgatcagctgttaTCACTGGTCTTTGGGAATCTTCATATCAAAATGGCCCATAAAATGTAAATCCAGAGTATGGAGAGGGGTTGTCAGAAAAAGACACCCTTTAGGTGACGGCAGGAATATATCTGCTTTATCACTTCTAGGCGATGGTTACATGACAACAG is a genomic window of Bufo bufo chromosome 1, aBufBuf1.1, whole genome shotgun sequence containing:
- the SNX33 gene encoding sorting nexin-33, yielding MAFKARALYDFQSENKEEINICENEELQLLSDVSLDGWLQGTNSRGQTGLFPASYVEMIQPHRSGSVQVDYPTHHTSHKDATHHGSYDEDEDDDDDWDDWDDGQSVAEEPSGSNGVPHSQTQHHYYPRPEYAHRPRPQLERQDSIASGKKGSVVGRNLNRFSSFVRSGVEAFILGDVPQFGRVSENYVVEMGPKGPQWKPNPNSFICSVEEPTKQTKFKGIKSYISYRLTPGHTNSPVYRRYKHFDWLYNRLLHKFTVISIAHLPEKQATGRFEEDFIQKRKRRLVLWMDHMTSHPVLSQYDGFQHFLSCRDEKQWKAGKRRTERDEMVGASFLLTLQIPTEHQDLQDVEERVDTFKAFSKKMDESVLQLTSVVSELARKHLGGFRKEFQKLGGALQSLSHSFQLDPPFASEPLIGAISHTGRTYELVGEMFAEQPKNDQFRFLDTLSLYQGLLSNFPDIIHLQKGAFAKVKDSQRMSDEGKMEQEEADGIRKRCRVVGFALQAEINHFHQRRLQDFKLTLQHYLKEQIMFYRRVSQELEKTLKMYDDL